TCTTCTATGGCACAGCAACATCACAGCACCTAGCAGTGCCTGGCGGTGCTCGTCGACGATTCAAAGATAGAGATCTGCGCAAAACAGCCGTGATCAAAGTGTAGCTTCCCGTCTTTGCCTGTGACTGAAATGCCCGCCAGAGCTTGCTAGGCCTGATAGCGACCAGTTCTCATCGCCCCCAAGGATTGCGCCAAGCCTGGATTCACTGCCGATAGAACAAGGGTTCTTACTAGCGTCTTGAATTCATGCCTTGTATACATTGAATGCATGTCAGCGATGTGTTCAACAAATCGCTGCACAGACTTGCTGAAACAGGTGTTCATGGGGGCAAATTCGATTGGCTTCATGAGCTTTGGCAGCAAACGCATGGCTGCAGGCTTGCATCGTCTGTAGCCGTTAATAACGGTAGACAAACATGGTCTTACTCAGCCGAAATGAGGCCATGGCAAAGGGGCTCCACGGTGCACCCTGATGGAAGGCGGCATATGAACAACCTAGTACTGGACACCCATGGTGAGTCATTGACCTCGGGAGCCAACACCACAAGCCATAAGCGCGATAAAGGCCTGCCGGCCGGGGTTTCTCCCGCGCTGTACAACCATGATCTGGCTCCCACCTCGAAACAGGGACGCACCTGGGGCAGCTACAGCCTGTTCACCCTCTGGGCCAACGATGTTCACAGCCTTGGCAACTACGCCTTTGCCATCGGTCTTTTCACGCTTGGACTCGGTGGACATCAGATCCTGATGGCACTGCTGCTGGGTGCCGCATTTCTGTTCGTACTACTGTCCCTCTCCGGCTTTATGGGGACCCGTACAGGAATCCCTTTTCCGGTGATGAGCCGTATCAGCTTTGGTACACGCGGCGCTCAGATTCCTGCACTGATCCGCGGCGGAGTCGCCATTGCGTGGTTTGGCATTCAAACCTATCTGGCATCCATGGTGCTCGACGTGATGCTGATCACGCTGTTTCCCGGCTTACAGCCGCTGAAAGAGCAAGTCGTGCTGGGCCTGCCATTGCTGGGCTGGATCAGCTTTTCCATCCTGTGGGTTGTGCAGGTGCTCATTGCCTGCTGGGGCATGGAGAGCATACGAAAGTACGAGGCCTTTGCGGGACCGGTGATTCTGCTGACCTTCATTGCCCTGGCAGGATGGATCTTCCATAGCGCAAAATGGACCTTACATTGGTCTGCCCCGTTTGCAAGCAGCGGCGGAGCCATGTGGCTGCAGATCCTGGGCGCTGCTTCGCTATGGGTGGCGATCTACGGGACCTTCGTGCTGAACTTCTGTGATTTCACACGCGCCGCCACCTCAAGCAGCGCCGTGGTGAAAGGCAATTTCTGGGGCATTCCGATCAATATGCTGATCTTCGGCTTGATCGTGGTCATCCTGACGGGCGGCCAGCTTGCCATCGACGGCACGCTGATTCAAAGCCCGACCGACATCGTCCAGAACATTCCCAATAAGCCGCTGTTGATGTTGGCCAGTCTTTCGCTGCTGATCTTGACCGTTGCCGTGAACCTGATGGCCAATTTCGTGGCTCCTGCCCTGGCACTGGCCAACCTCATGCCCAGGCATCTGAACTTTCGCCGGGCAGCTCTTGTCAGCGCAGTCCTCGGCTTCGTGATCCTGCCCTGGAACCTCTACAACTCTCCGCTGGTCATCGTCTACTTCCTGGGCGGACTAGGTTCATTTCTGGGTCCGCTGTTCGGCATCGTGATGGCCGACTATTGGCTGATCCGCAAACAGCGTGTGAATGTGCCGGCGCTCTATACACACGACCCTGCAGGCCCTTATCACTACCGCAATGGCATCAATCCCAAGGCAATTCAGGCCCTGATTCCCTCGTCCCTGATCTCGCTGTTATTTGCGTTCCTGCCGACGTTGCAATCGCTGTCCCAGTTCTCCTGGTTCATCGCAGCCGGACTAGGCGCCCTGTTCTATTGGATGGTTGCACCCAAAGGCCTCACCTACGAAGACCAGGATGGCGAAGCCATTTCCGTAGCCTCCGCCAAGCACTGAGAAAGAAAGTTAAAAATCATGCGCATTTTGATCGTGAACGTGAATACCACCGAGTCGATGACCCATGCCATCGGCATGCAGGCTCAGAAAGTGGCTGCGCCAGGCACGGAGATAGTCGCTCTGACCCCGCGCTTTGGGGCCGAATCGGTTGAGGGGAATTTCGAGAGCTATCTTGCCGCGGTCGGAGTTATGGATGCGGTGATGAGCTATGGCCAATCCTTTGACGCCGTCATTCAAGCTGGCTACGGTGAGCATGGCCGCGAAGGCCTGCAGGAGTTGCTGGATGTTCCCGTGGTGGATATCACCGAGGCTGCGGCCACGGCTGCCATGTTCCTGGGCCACAAATACTCTGTGGTCACGACGCTGGATCGCGCTGTGCCATTGATCGAGGATCGACTCAAGCTCGCAGGCCTGAACGACCGCTGCGCATCGGTTCGCGCCAGTGGCATGGCTGTGCTGGAGCTGGAGACCCAACCCGAGCGTGCGGTCGAAGCGATTGTTCGCCAGGCTGGCCTTGCCGTCAGCGAAGACCATGCGGAAGTCATTTGCCTTGGCTGTGGAGGTATGGCCGAACTGGATGCCAAGATCCGCGAACTCACCGGTGTGCCGGTAGTCGATGGTGTGGCTGCTGCCGTGGCCATTGCTGAGTCGCTCGTGCGTCTGGGCCTGAGCACATCCAAGGTGCGGACCTACGCCCCGCCCCGCACCAAGCGTGTGACGGGCTTCCCCTTCACGGGTCACACCCCTACTGCCCGGATTTTTGCGAATGGTTCCAAGTCTCTTGCTCCAGTCAAGCAAGCGTCTTAATGAACAGTCTTCATCGCCTCGAAGAATTCCGGGGTGAAGGGCCGAAACGGCTCTGAAAACAAGACCATGGCAAGGTCGATGTCTCAGGTCATTCGGCATGATCCGACCTTGCCGTACCAGCATACAAAAAAGCGCTTCATTGAAGCGCCCTTTTTTTTGGGGGGTAGCTCAGGAGCTTGCACAAAGCCGTTGAAAGGGCCGCTTCACGCAGTCATCAGCCCGGAGCCAGCCTCGTGTACTCGGGCAAAAGATGTCCCGAAGCCTGAAATCAAAGGCAGTGTGCCACGGCGACACCAGGCAGATTGCCATTGCCATGAAGTCACCATTCAAGGTTAGCCCGACAGTTGCAGGGTTGATCGCATTACCGGCTCTAGCTGCCCAGTCCGTCCAGTCAAGGAAGACTCAAGTCCATACCGAGCATCCTGGCGAGGCCAAAGGTAAAGAGCAATACACCCAGCAGTGCGAGCATGAAGATGGCAACCAGCTTGGCACTCGTGCGTAGTAGCGCGCGCCTGTCCACGCCCTTCTTCCCTTGGTCGTAATGCCACTTGATGGCGAAGAACATGCATGTGCCGAAGATGAGCACCTTGAACGTTACAAAGACTACAGGGACCCAATCGATCATTTTGAGAATTTCCAGCCTATGACTGACACTGTCTGTTGTGGGGAACACCACCTCCCAGGCATGAGAGGCAAAACGTCAGCGATTGCCATACAAGAGTGATTTCGCTGCCGTGTCGAGGCATATTACTTAAAAGCAATTTCCATACATTGAGACAGAATGTATGTATATGAAAGCCATACAAGATGACCGTTTGCGCGCGTGGTTGCCGCGATTGTCCGCGCATGGAGGGCCGCGTTTTCTGCAGATTGCAGATG
This DNA window, taken from Comamonas testosteroni TK102, encodes the following:
- a CDS encoding NCS1 family nucleobase:cation symporter-1, with protein sequence MHVSDVFNKSLHRLAETGVHGGKFDWLHELWQQTHGCRLASSVAVNNGRQTWSYSAEMRPWQRGSTVHPDGRRHMNNLVLDTHGESLTSGANTTSHKRDKGLPAGVSPALYNHDLAPTSKQGRTWGSYSLFTLWANDVHSLGNYAFAIGLFTLGLGGHQILMALLLGAAFLFVLLSLSGFMGTRTGIPFPVMSRISFGTRGAQIPALIRGGVAIAWFGIQTYLASMVLDVMLITLFPGLQPLKEQVVLGLPLLGWISFSILWVVQVLIACWGMESIRKYEAFAGPVILLTFIALAGWIFHSAKWTLHWSAPFASSGGAMWLQILGAASLWVAIYGTFVLNFCDFTRAATSSSAVVKGNFWGIPINMLIFGLIVVILTGGQLAIDGTLIQSPTDIVQNIPNKPLLMLASLSLLILTVAVNLMANFVAPALALANLMPRHLNFRRAALVSAVLGFVILPWNLYNSPLVIVYFLGGLGSFLGPLFGIVMADYWLIRKQRVNVPALYTHDPAGPYHYRNGINPKAIQALIPSSLISLLFAFLPTLQSLSQFSWFIAAGLGALFYWMVAPKGLTYEDQDGEAISVASAKH
- a CDS encoding aspartate/glutamate racemase family protein, with protein sequence MRILIVNVNTTESMTHAIGMQAQKVAAPGTEIVALTPRFGAESVEGNFESYLAAVGVMDAVMSYGQSFDAVIQAGYGEHGREGLQELLDVPVVDITEAAATAAMFLGHKYSVVTTLDRAVPLIEDRLKLAGLNDRCASVRASGMAVLELETQPERAVEAIVRQAGLAVSEDHAEVICLGCGGMAELDAKIRELTGVPVVDGVAAAVAIAESLVRLGLSTSKVRTYAPPRTKRVTGFPFTGHTPTARIFANGSKSLAPVKQAS